One window of the Eucalyptus grandis isolate ANBG69807.140 chromosome 8, ASM1654582v1, whole genome shotgun sequence genome contains the following:
- the LOC104456860 gene encoding homeobox-leucine zipper protein ATHB-40 — protein MNDLSEDDMALISELYPGVYMRPSPPPQEAKPPRRRRKKSRGLENPGEEGGGTGGEGRGKRKLTAEQVELLEQNFGDEHKLESERKDRLAAELGLDPRQVAVWFQNRRARWKSKKLEVEYAKLKSVHETVVVEKCRFESEVLKLKEQLSEAEMEIKRLSEKADLGLSGNSPCSSVTADAATDDPVWGDFGVAGECDDQDVLYYMPQNAYLQGLEWYNQYV, from the exons ATGAACGACCTGAGCGAAGATGACATGGCGCTCATCTCTGAGCTTTACCCTGGAGTGTACATGCGaccatctcctcctccacaAG AGGCAAAGCCGCCGCGGCGGAGGCGGAAGAAGAGCAGAGGACTCGAGAACCCgggggaagaaggaggaggtaCAGGAGGCGAGGGGCGGGGGAAGCGGAAGCTGACCGCGGAGCAGGTGGAGCTGCTGGAGCAGAACTTCGGGGACGAGCACAAGCTTGAGTCGGAGCGGAAGGACCGGCtagcggcggagctcgggctcgaCCCGCGGCAGGTGGCGGTGTGGTTCCAGAACCGGCGGGCCCggtggaagagcaagaagctgGAGGTGGAGTACGCCAAGCTGAAGTCCGTCCACGAGACCGTCGTGGTGGAGAAATGCCGTTTTGAGTCCGAG GTGCTGAAGCTCAAGGAGCAGCTTTCGGAGGCAGAGATGGAGATCAAGAGGCTGTCGGAGAAAGCTGATCTCGGGCTCTCCGGCAACAGCCCATGCTCCTCCGTCACGGCCGATGCTGCTACAGACGATCCCGTGTGGGGAGATTTTGGAGTTGCTGGAGAATGTGATGACCAAGATGTGCTGTACTACATGCCCCAGAATGCTTATTTACAGGGCTTGGAGTGGTACAATCAATATGTGTAG